Proteins from one Rosa chinensis cultivar Old Blush chromosome 7, RchiOBHm-V2, whole genome shotgun sequence genomic window:
- the LOC112178649 gene encoding uncharacterized protein LOC112178649, giving the protein MALTIANSGGTNGGARVLYRSSTTHPYANLSSQRHVLFPLSPRRTLHVVSAKRFTSRTGRLDNKNNNSNNKRSNTTTKDQEQDQRTAETESLAADNIDDGYFLPKLPGDEPDFWEGEQWDGLGFFVEYLWAFGFGFALIAAIAAAATFNEGATDFKETPTYKDAIQSRELLEEPEGSSPDVFESNPTEVAPSLE; this is encoded by the exons ATGGCTCTAACAATAGCCAACAGTGGCGGTACCAACGGCGGAGCCAGAGTCCTCTACAGAAGCTCCACCACACACCCGTACGCCAACCTCTCCTCCCAACGCCACGTCCTCTTCCCCCTCTCCCCAAGAAGAACCCTCCACGTGGTGTCCGCCAAGCGCTTCACCTCCAGAACCGGGAGGCTGGacaacaagaacaacaacaGTAACAACAAGAGGAGCAACACCACGACCAAGGACCAAGAACAAGACCAACGGACGGCGGAGACTGAAAGCCTCGCTGCCGATAACATTGATGATGGCTACTTCTTGCCTAAGCTTCCGGGAGATGAGCCGGATTTCTGGGAAGGTGAACAGTGGGACGGTCTTGGATTCTTTGTCGAGTATTTGTGGGCTTTTGGTTTTGGCTTTGCG CTTATTGCAGCAATTGCAGCTGCTGCTACATTCAATGAAGGGGCAACTGATTTCAAGGAGACTCCTACTTACAAAGATGCGATCCAGTCTCGCGAATTACTAGAAGAACCGGAGGGTTCTAGCCCGGATGTCTTTGAATCCAACCCAACTGAAGTGGCTCCTAGTTTGGAATAG
- the LOC112177296 gene encoding non-specific lipid transfer protein GPI-anchored 10, producing MASLPFAISSLTLLFLISLFPSSTLSQDPNSSIPTVAQCAPQLLPLATCAPFVQGTAPSPAKSCCDNLNLVYSQQPRCLCLLLNSTTLSSFPINTTLALQLPALCTLPVDASACSRAQVPPSTPSSQVSFGANNTSPATNTTVAASPMVQAPPPRPTMMGVGFGRNASTGLKSKTGSYLAVMLIMAGFLMPGILF from the exons ATGGCCTCCCTTCCTTTTGCCATTTCCTCTCTGACTCTGCTCTTTCTCATTTCCCTGTTTCCATCATCCACCCTTTCACAAGACCCCAACTCCTCAATCCCAACCGTAGCGCAATGCGCTCCTCAGCTGCTTCCACTGGCCACATGCGCACCATTTGTGCAAGGCACCGCCCCATCACCTGCAAAGTCATGCTGTGACAACCTCAATCTGGTCTATAGCCAGCAGCCTAGATGCCTTTGCCTTTTGCTCAACAGCACTACTCTGAGCTCTTTCCCAATTAACACCACACTAGCTCTTCAGCTGCCTGCTCTTTGCACCCTTCCAGTTGACGCCTCTGCTTGTTCGC GAGCACAGGTGCCACCTAGTACTCCTAGTTCTCAAGTTTCCTTTGGGGCAAACAACACCTCACCTGCTACTAACACTACAGTGGCTG CTTCTCCAATGGTTCAAGCTCCACCGCCAAGACCAACCATGATGGGGGTAGGGTTTGGCAGAAACGCAAGTACTGGTCTGAAATCAAAGACTGGAAGTTATCTCGCAGTGATGTTGATTATGGCTGGTTTTCTGATGCCAGGAATTCTGTTTTGA
- the LOC112176228 gene encoding uncharacterized protein LOC112176228 isoform X2 yields the protein MHRTFEGVFQHGHKDKEILEKKMHGMAVVIEKLESSRQKLLMEIDSQSLEIERLFEENSNLSSSLQEAMSIALHSENLVKDYLKQNEVLRGILDKLRTDQARGLLDSHHNGSNKTGLAEYTPKVLSIKDQLAKEQSKAEALSAVVYGGV from the exons ATGCACAGAACTTTTGAGGGGGTTTTTCAGCATGGTCACAAAG ACAAGGAGATACTCGAGAAGAAGATGCATGGCATGGCTGTAGTGATTGAGAAATTGGAAAGCAGTAGACAAAAGCTTTTAATGGAG ATTGATTCCCAATCTTTGGAGATAGAAAGGCTATTTGAGGAAAACTCTAATTTATCTAGTTCTCTTCAGGAGGCTATGAGTATAGCTTTGCACTCAGAGAATCTG GTGAAAGACTATCTTAAGCAAAATGAAGTGCTCCGAGGAATCTTAGATAAGTTAAGAACTGACCAGGCCAGGGGGTTGCTCGACTCTCATCATAATGGCTCTAACAAGACTGGTTTAGCGGAATATACACCTAAAGTTCTCTCTATCAAG GATCAACTTGCAAAAGAACAGAGCAAAGCAGAGGCATTATCAGCTGTTGTATATGGAGGAGTTTAG
- the LOC112176228 gene encoding uncharacterized protein LOC112176228 isoform X3, translated as MVTKEDKEILEKKMHGMAVVIEKLESSRQKLLMEIDSQSLEIERLFEENSNLSSSLQEAMSIALHSENLVKDYLKQNEVLRGILDKLRTDQARGLLDSHHNGSNKTGLAEYTPKVLSIKDQLAKEQSKAEALSAVVYGGV; from the exons ATGGTCACAAAG GAAGACAAGGAGATACTCGAGAAGAAGATGCATGGCATGGCTGTAGTGATTGAGAAATTGGAAAGCAGTAGACAAAAGCTTTTAATGGAG ATTGATTCCCAATCTTTGGAGATAGAAAGGCTATTTGAGGAAAACTCTAATTTATCTAGTTCTCTTCAGGAGGCTATGAGTATAGCTTTGCACTCAGAGAATCTG GTGAAAGACTATCTTAAGCAAAATGAAGTGCTCCGAGGAATCTTAGATAAGTTAAGAACTGACCAGGCCAGGGGGTTGCTCGACTCTCATCATAATGGCTCTAACAAGACTGGTTTAGCGGAATATACACCTAAAGTTCTCTCTATCAAG GATCAACTTGCAAAAGAACAGAGCAAAGCAGAGGCATTATCAGCTGTTGTATATGGAGGAGTTTAG
- the LOC112180728 gene encoding uncharacterized protein LOC112180728, whose protein sequence is MTDKFCCMLMRINIDCNGCYRKVKRALLDMRELETHLIEKKECRVSVYGRFIPQDVAIKIRKKTNRRVEILDIQELQVSSNTNDNEQDQHQEQQRPLISSNWNLISNSCNNQFETRIHNEKHY, encoded by the exons ATGACGGACAAG TTCTGCTGCATGCTCATGAGAATCAATATCGATTGCAATGGTTGTTACAGAAAAGTAAAGAGAGCCCTTCTTGATATGCGAG AACTGGAGACACATTTGATAGAGAAAAAGGAGTGCAGGGTGAGCGTGTATGGTAGATTCATCCCACAAGACGTAGCAATCAAGATTAGGAAGAAGACTAATCGCCGAGTTGAGATACTCGACATACAAGAACTTCAGGTCAGCAGTAACACCAATGACAATGAGCAAGATCAACATCAAGAGCAGCAGAGACCTTTGATCAGTTCTAATTGGAATCTCATATCCAACAGCTGCAATAACCAATTCGAAACTCGTATACACAACGAGAAACATTATTAA
- the LOC112179035 gene encoding uncharacterized protein LOC112179035 translates to MDNSNPNGKRPRDDDSADSGRNEAAEFRPESKLIRVDSSSSINSDASSGDSNVRVNSDEFDMDSAEAKMIQEDLLNILDDSEAVTDPDPAIQGLDSVIKSFEEEIQVPAAPAFAPPVETTSGSGESSPSSQPELGYLLEASDDELGLPPTNNGAAREEKKMEAADFTLSPPAAALDGMLGFENDMIPSYDAFDFGIGGYSDSNGGGEYVALGGLFDYSDGGATEVSWRTESLPAL, encoded by the coding sequence ATGGATAACAGTAACCCTAATGGGAAGAGACCCCGAGATGATGACTCGGCCGACTCGGGACGGAACGAGGCTGCAGAGTTTCGTCCCGAGTCGAAACTTATCCGAGTTGATTCCAGCAGCTCAATTAACTCGGATGCAAGCTCGGGCGACTCCAACGTCCGAGTCAACTCGGACGAGTTCGACATGGACTCGGCCGAGGCAAAGATGATTCAGGAAGACCTGTTGAACATACTGGACGACTCGGAGGCCGTGACGGACCCTGACCCGGCAATTCAGGGGCTGGACTCGGTCATTAAAAGCTTCGAGGAGGAGATACAAGTTCCGGCAGCACCGGCATTTGCTCCTCCGGTTGAAACGACGTCGGGCTCGGGAGAGTCTTCCCCGTCGTCGCAGCCGGAGCTCGGTTACTTACTGGAGGCTTCGGACGACGAGCTTGGTCTCCCGCCGACGAACAATGGAGCTGCGagggaggagaagaaaatggaggCGGCGGATTTCACGCTGAGTCCTCCGGCGGCCGCATTGGACGGAATGCTTGGGTTCGAGAACGACATGATTCCGAGTTACGACGCGTTCGATTTCGGAATCGGTGGGTACTCGGACAGTAATGGCGGCGGAGAGTACGTGGCGTTGGGTGGCTTGTTTGACTACTCGGACGGCGGCGCTACGGAGGTGTCGTGGCGGACGGAGTCGCTTCCTGCTCTATAG
- the LOC112176228 gene encoding uncharacterized protein LOC112176228 isoform X1, translated as MASRVVDQQQAREVSDKVASKGISIEDKEILEKKMHGMAVVIEKLESSRQKLLMEIDSQSLEIERLFEENSNLSSSLQEAMSIALHSENLVKDYLKQNEVLRGILDKLRTDQARGLLDSHHNGSNKTGLAEYTPKVLSIKDQLAKEQSKAEALSAVVYGGV; from the exons ATGGCTTCGAGAGTcgttgatcaacaacaagccaGAG AAGTGTCAGACAAAGTGGCCAGCAAGGGAATTTCAATA GAAGACAAGGAGATACTCGAGAAGAAGATGCATGGCATGGCTGTAGTGATTGAGAAATTGGAAAGCAGTAGACAAAAGCTTTTAATGGAG ATTGATTCCCAATCTTTGGAGATAGAAAGGCTATTTGAGGAAAACTCTAATTTATCTAGTTCTCTTCAGGAGGCTATGAGTATAGCTTTGCACTCAGAGAATCTG GTGAAAGACTATCTTAAGCAAAATGAAGTGCTCCGAGGAATCTTAGATAAGTTAAGAACTGACCAGGCCAGGGGGTTGCTCGACTCTCATCATAATGGCTCTAACAAGACTGGTTTAGCGGAATATACACCTAAAGTTCTCTCTATCAAG GATCAACTTGCAAAAGAACAGAGCAAAGCAGAGGCATTATCAGCTGTTGTATATGGAGGAGTTTAG